One Fontisphaera persica DNA window includes the following coding sequences:
- a CDS encoding lactate racemase domain-containing protein, which translates to MTSLDAEGLVKLYEPGDPPLFLMRGESFVYAKVPPGTRVLYPRPPLPGFANLRAEAERAIDHPVGMDPLRAYLKPGMKVTIAFDDISLSLPKMRSPDCRQVVIELLLERLAAAGVDDVHLVVAVCLHRHMHDWEIKEMLGRRIFNAHWPKGTLYNYDAEDPEGNIVLGHTDHGEIVEIQKRAATSDLLIYVNLNLVALNGGHKSVGVGLATYRCIRPNHNCETQMNSRSFNDPPRSRMHQVIDRIGRYVEKHVKVFHIEMTVNTDTFPGYLGYMQTQETTWSWFDKVSARVTQGFLQCTPLALNRQIFFANKAPYGVTSIQAGEAEAVHQLTLKHLYQQQLIRVQGQCDILIVPIPYVMPYSVHSVMNPILVYAMGLGYMFNFYKGKPLLKAGGSIIFLHPLENKFDPVHHPSYSDLFDKLQITRDPHEVDRRWADALARDERYIRLYRFHHGYHGFHPVSMWNWGAHGMKHCGQVIIVNPRSPEAAQRLGWETAPTLEDAIAQARAKQGAAASISVIHSPPIAMWEVE; encoded by the coding sequence ATGACCTCATTGGATGCTGAGGGCTTGGTGAAGTTATATGAGCCAGGGGATCCGCCCCTGTTCTTGATGCGTGGCGAGAGCTTTGTTTATGCAAAGGTGCCGCCGGGCACCCGTGTCCTTTATCCCCGCCCGCCCTTGCCCGGTTTTGCCAATCTACGGGCAGAAGCCGAACGTGCGATTGATCATCCGGTGGGGATGGACCCGCTGCGAGCCTACTTGAAACCGGGCATGAAGGTCACCATTGCCTTTGATGATATTTCGCTCTCTCTCCCGAAGATGCGGTCACCGGATTGCCGTCAGGTGGTGATTGAACTGTTGCTTGAACGCCTGGCGGCGGCGGGGGTGGATGATGTGCATCTGGTGGTGGCGGTTTGCCTGCACCGGCATATGCATGACTGGGAAATCAAAGAAATGCTGGGCCGCCGCATCTTCAATGCGCACTGGCCCAAGGGCACGCTCTATAATTATGACGCGGAAGACCCTGAGGGCAACATCGTGCTGGGCCATACTGATCATGGCGAAATTGTAGAAATCCAGAAGCGCGCGGCCACTTCGGATTTGTTGATTTACGTCAACTTGAATCTCGTGGCGCTTAATGGCGGGCACAAATCGGTGGGAGTGGGGCTGGCCACCTACCGCTGCATCCGGCCCAATCACAATTGCGAGACCCAGATGAACTCGCGCAGCTTCAATGACCCCCCGCGCAGCCGGATGCATCAGGTAATTGACCGCATTGGCCGGTACGTCGAAAAGCACGTCAAGGTGTTCCACATTGAGATGACGGTAAACACCGATACCTTTCCCGGGTACCTGGGGTATATGCAGACCCAGGAAACCACGTGGTCATGGTTTGACAAGGTCTCGGCACGGGTTACCCAGGGTTTTCTTCAATGCACGCCACTGGCGTTGAACCGCCAGATTTTTTTCGCCAATAAAGCCCCTTACGGCGTTACCAGCATCCAGGCGGGCGAGGCGGAAGCGGTGCACCAGCTTACCTTGAAACACCTCTACCAGCAGCAACTCATTCGGGTGCAGGGACAATGTGATATTTTGATTGTGCCCATTCCCTATGTCATGCCCTACAGCGTGCATTCGGTGATGAACCCCATCCTCGTGTATGCGATGGGGCTGGGGTACATGTTTAATTTTTACAAAGGCAAGCCCCTCCTCAAAGCGGGTGGCAGCATCATCTTTTTGCATCCGCTGGAAAACAAATTTGATCCGGTGCATCACCCCAGTTACAGCGATTTGTTTGACAAACTGCAGATTACCCGCGATCCCCACGAAGTGGACCGTCGCTGGGCGGACGCTCTGGCGCGCGATGAGCGCTATATCCGGCTCTACCGTTTTCACCATGGCTATCATGGTTTCCATCCGGTCTCGATGTGGAATTGGGGCGCCCACGGCATGAAACATTGCGGGCAGGTAATCATCGTCAATCCGCGCAGTCCGGAGGCCGCCCAGCGTCTGGGGTGGGAGACGGCGCCTACGCTGGAGGACGCCATTGCCCAGGCGCGCGCCAAACAAGGGGCTGCCGCCTCCATTTCGGTTATTCATTCACCGCCCATTGCGATGTGGGAGGTGGAATAA
- a CDS encoding zinc-dependent alcohol dehydrogenase — protein sequence MPRAVQFIRSVPRWLWVRSLAGRWPEIATGSFSCLQFAEVAPPPLPRPNWVRLAPRLSGICGSDLSTIACKGSPYFSPFVSTPFVLGHEVVGEIVETGSATPSNLRSGMRVVLEPALGCEVRGMETPCRPCAAGQYANCENILRGCLQGGFQTGYCASTGGGWSHASLVAHPSQVHPVPDALSDEEAVLAEPLACSLHAALKAPREKEKTLLVIGCGTIGLLLIAAYRMTGGQGRVLAVARFPHQAEMARQLGADECIGLRPPAALYQWVLERTGSLDAGGGIYQPELGKPVVLGGADAVLDCVGIGPTMDDALRLTRPGGLVLLVGMPGIPSGIDWTSAWYKELRVHGSYAYGWETLPGGRRVKTIQLALELLAASGGRLRPLVSKKLPLTEFRAAIAHAFHTEQPGNFKTVFDLRV from the coding sequence ATTTGCGGAGGTGGCGCCGCCCCCTTTGCCGCGTCCCAACTGGGTACGACTGGCCCCCCGCCTGAGCGGGATTTGTGGTTCCGATTTGTCCACCATTGCCTGCAAAGGCAGTCCTTACTTCTCGCCTTTTGTCTCGACGCCTTTTGTGCTGGGGCACGAGGTGGTGGGGGAGATTGTGGAGACCGGCTCGGCAACCCCCTCAAACCTGCGGTCTGGCATGCGGGTGGTCTTGGAGCCAGCGCTGGGGTGTGAAGTGCGGGGCATGGAGACTCCTTGCCGTCCTTGCGCAGCGGGTCAATACGCCAATTGCGAAAATATCCTCCGGGGCTGTTTACAGGGTGGCTTTCAAACCGGTTATTGCGCCAGCACCGGCGGCGGCTGGAGCCATGCCTCCCTGGTAGCGCATCCCTCCCAAGTTCATCCAGTCCCCGACGCGCTTTCTGATGAAGAAGCCGTGCTGGCCGAGCCTTTGGCCTGTTCTTTGCATGCCGCGCTGAAGGCGCCACGTGAAAAGGAAAAAACTCTGTTGGTTATTGGCTGCGGGACCATCGGCCTCCTGCTCATTGCTGCATATCGCATGACCGGAGGGCAGGGGAGGGTGTTGGCGGTGGCTCGGTTTCCCCACCAGGCCGAAATGGCGCGGCAACTGGGAGCGGATGAATGCATCGGCTTGCGGCCCCCGGCGGCTCTGTATCAGTGGGTGTTGGAGCGCACCGGCAGCCTGGATGCAGGGGGGGGCATTTATCAACCGGAGTTAGGCAAGCCAGTGGTACTGGGCGGGGCCGATGCGGTGCTGGACTGCGTGGGCATCGGCCCCACGATGGACGATGCCTTGCGTTTAACCCGGCCTGGCGGTCTGGTGTTGCTGGTGGGCATGCCGGGTATTCCATCGGGCATTGATTGGACAAGCGCCTGGTACAAGGAGCTGCGCGTCCATGGCTCTTATGCTTATGGTTGGGAAACCCTGCCCGGCGGGCGGAGGGTGAAAACGATACAACTGGCGTTGGAATTATTGGCGGCATCGGGCGGGCGTCTGCGCCCGCTGGTCAGCAAAAAACTTCCGCTGACTGAATTTCGTGCGGCCATTGCCCATGCTTTTCACACCGAACAACCCGGCAACTTCAAAACCGTTTTCGACTTACGTGTATGA